Proteins encoded by one window of Apus apus isolate bApuApu2 chromosome 17, bApuApu2.pri.cur, whole genome shotgun sequence:
- the LOC127391853 gene encoding ankyrin repeat domain-containing protein 40-like isoform X1, producing MSDPAEARELEERLREAAALGDLAEVRRLLGAGADINSRNEINGWTCLHWASKRNHAEVVSCLLDAGADKQILTSKGELAAELTSKPDIRKILGVVEDETEIQGVKALNLPIVANYLANPPFPYVTTQESIPESLAETQNESASISSASQCETSPCSSAAQLESICTPTSCNSEDDVPALDTAEQLLVPSGTSPAPKCTEPEAQNGPVCQPCWPGSQGKEVASQQPVPLHSDSSPPGPAPAFQPFFFTGTFPCNMQELVLKVRVQNLRDSDFIEIELDRQELTYQDLLRVSCCELGVNPEQVEKIRKLPNTLVRKDKDVARLQDFQELELVLVKSDSTPFRNAASTLTERSCYNSRASKLTY from the exons ATGAGCGACCCGGCGGAGGCGCGGGAGCTGGAGGAGCGGctgcgggaggcggcggcgctGGGGGACCTGGCGGAGGTGCGGCGGCTGCTGGGCGCGGGGGCGGACATCAACTCCCGCAACGAGATCAACGGCTG gaCCTGTTTGCACTGGGCCTCGAAGCGGAACCATGCTGAAGTGGTCTCCTGCCTGCTGGATGCTGGTGCAGATAAGCAGATCCTCACCTCTAAAGGGGAGCTGGCTGCAGAGTTAACTTCAAAACCAGACATCCGGAAGATCTTGGGAG TAGTAGAGGATGAAACTGAAATTCAAGGAGTGAAGGCTTTAAATTTGCCAATTGTTGCAAACTACTTGGCCAACCCACCATTCCCTTACGTTACCACCCAAGAAAGCATTCCAGAGAGCTTGGCAGAAACCCAGAATGAAAGTGCTTCCatctcttctgcttcccagtGTGAAACTAGCCCTTGCTCATCAGCAGCTCAGCTTGAAAGTATATGCACACCTACATCCTGCAACAGCGAGGATGACGTTCCTGCCCTAGACactgcagaacagctgctgGTCCCGTCAGGAACGAGCCCGGCACCAAAATGCACCGAGCCTGAAGCACAGAATGGCCCCgtgtgccagccctgctggcctgGCAGCCAAGGGAAGGAGGTGGCTTCTCAACAGCCTGTACCACTGCACTCTGACAGCTCCCCCCCTGGTCCTGCACCAGCCTTTCAGCCCTTTTTCTTTACTGGAACTTTCCCATGTAACATGCAAG aacTTGTGCTGAAGGTGAGAGTCCAGAACCTGAGAGACAGTGACTTCATTGAAATTGAACTGGACAGACAAGAACTGACCTACCAAGATCTGCTCCGAGTGAGTTGCTGTGAATTGGGTGTCAATCCAGAACAAGTAGAGAAGATCAGAAAATTGCCTAATACACTAGTAAGAAAG GACAAGGATGTTGCCAGACTTCAGGACTTCCAAGAGCTGGAGTTAGTTCTTGTGAAAAGTGACAGCACtcctttcagaaatgctgcatCAACTTTGACAGAGAGATCATGCTACAACAGTAGAGCATCAAAGCTGACCTACTGA
- the LOC127391853 gene encoding ankyrin repeat domain-containing protein 40-like isoform X2: protein MSDPAEARELEERLREAAALGDLAEVRRLLGAGADINSRNEINGWTCLHWASKRNHAEVVSCLLDAGADKQILTSKGELAAELTSKPDIRKILGVEDETEIQGVKALNLPIVANYLANPPFPYVTTQESIPESLAETQNESASISSASQCETSPCSSAAQLESICTPTSCNSEDDVPALDTAEQLLVPSGTSPAPKCTEPEAQNGPVCQPCWPGSQGKEVASQQPVPLHSDSSPPGPAPAFQPFFFTGTFPCNMQELVLKVRVQNLRDSDFIEIELDRQELTYQDLLRVSCCELGVNPEQVEKIRKLPNTLVRKDKDVARLQDFQELELVLVKSDSTPFRNAASTLTERSCYNSRASKLTY, encoded by the exons ATGAGCGACCCGGCGGAGGCGCGGGAGCTGGAGGAGCGGctgcgggaggcggcggcgctGGGGGACCTGGCGGAGGTGCGGCGGCTGCTGGGCGCGGGGGCGGACATCAACTCCCGCAACGAGATCAACGGCTG gaCCTGTTTGCACTGGGCCTCGAAGCGGAACCATGCTGAAGTGGTCTCCTGCCTGCTGGATGCTGGTGCAGATAAGCAGATCCTCACCTCTAAAGGGGAGCTGGCTGCAGAGTTAACTTCAAAACCAGACATCCGGAAGATCTTGGGAG TAGAGGATGAAACTGAAATTCAAGGAGTGAAGGCTTTAAATTTGCCAATTGTTGCAAACTACTTGGCCAACCCACCATTCCCTTACGTTACCACCCAAGAAAGCATTCCAGAGAGCTTGGCAGAAACCCAGAATGAAAGTGCTTCCatctcttctgcttcccagtGTGAAACTAGCCCTTGCTCATCAGCAGCTCAGCTTGAAAGTATATGCACACCTACATCCTGCAACAGCGAGGATGACGTTCCTGCCCTAGACactgcagaacagctgctgGTCCCGTCAGGAACGAGCCCGGCACCAAAATGCACCGAGCCTGAAGCACAGAATGGCCCCgtgtgccagccctgctggcctgGCAGCCAAGGGAAGGAGGTGGCTTCTCAACAGCCTGTACCACTGCACTCTGACAGCTCCCCCCCTGGTCCTGCACCAGCCTTTCAGCCCTTTTTCTTTACTGGAACTTTCCCATGTAACATGCAAG aacTTGTGCTGAAGGTGAGAGTCCAGAACCTGAGAGACAGTGACTTCATTGAAATTGAACTGGACAGACAAGAACTGACCTACCAAGATCTGCTCCGAGTGAGTTGCTGTGAATTGGGTGTCAATCCAGAACAAGTAGAGAAGATCAGAAAATTGCCTAATACACTAGTAAGAAAG GACAAGGATGTTGCCAGACTTCAGGACTTCCAAGAGCTGGAGTTAGTTCTTGTGAAAAGTGACAGCACtcctttcagaaatgctgcatCAACTTTGACAGAGAGATCATGCTACAACAGTAGAGCATCAAAGCTGACCTACTGA
- the LUC7L3 gene encoding luc7-like protein 3 isoform X1 produces MISAAQLLDELMGRDRNLAPDEKRSNVRWDHESVCKYYLCGFCPAELFTNTRSDLGPCEKIHDENLRKQYEKSSRFMKVGYERDFLRYLQSLLAEVERRIRRGHARLALSQNQQSSGGAGPTGKNEEKIQVLTDKIDVLLQQIEELGSEGKVEEAQGMMKLVEQLKEERELLRSTTSTIESFAAQEKQMEVCEVCGAFLIVGDAQSRVDDHLMGKQHMGYAKIKATVEDLKEKLRKRTEEPDRDERLKKEKQEREEREKEREREREERERKRRREEEEKEKERARDRERRKRSRSRSRHSSRTSDRRCSRSRDHKRSRSRERRRSRSRDRRRSRSHDRSERKHRSRSRDRRRSKSRDRKSYKHRSKSREREQDRKSKEKEKRGSDDKKSSMKSSSREKQSEDTNTDSKESDTKNEVNGTSEDIKSEVQRKYAQMKMELSQVRRHTKAPSEGNDSVVLQNILRYIVLSQLFCSRLVPPLVCLFGTYL; encoded by the exons ATGATATCGGCCGCCCAGCTCCTAGATGAGCTTATGGGCCGGGACAGAAACCTGGCCCCGGATGAGAAACGCAGCAACGTGCGGTGGGACCATGAGAGC GTTTGTAAATACTACCTTTGTGGGTTTTGCCCAGCTGAATTATTTACGAATACCCGTTCTGATTTAG GTCCTTGTGAAAAAATTCATGATGAAAATCTACGTAAACA ATACGAGAAGAGCTCTCGTTTTATGAAAGTGGGCTATGAAAGAGACTTCCTGCGCTATTTGCAAAGCTTACTTGCAGAGGTAGAACGCAGGATTCGAAGAGGCCATGCTCGTTTGGCACTGTCACAGAATCAACAGTCTTCTGGG ggagcaggaccTACTGgtaaaaatgaagagaagaTTCAAGTGTTAACTGACAAAATTGATGTACTTCTACAACAG ATTGAAGAACTGGGTTCAGAAGGGAAGGTGGAAGAGGCACAAGGAATGATGAAACTTGTTGAACAGttaaaggaagagagagaattGCTGAGGTCTACAACTTCA ACAATTGAGAGCTTTGCAGcccaagaaaagcaaatggaagTTTGTGAAGTTTGTGGAGCCTTTTTAATTGTAGGAGATGCACAGTCCAGGGTAGATGACCACTTGATGGGAAAGCAGCACATGGGCTATGCCAAAATAAAAGCTACTGTAGAAGATTTAAAA gaaaagttaagaaaaagaacagaagaaccTGACCGTGatgaaaggttaaaaaaagagaaacaagaacgagaagagagagagaaagagagagaacgGGAAAGAGAAGAGCGGGAAAGGAAGAGACGAcgtgaagaggaagagaaggaaaaagagagggcTCGTGACAGAGAGAGACGTAAAAGGAGTCGCTCCCGGAGTAGACATTCAAGCAGAACATCTGACAGAAGATGCAGCCGCTCACGAGACCACAAAAGAtcaagaagcagagaaagaaggcGGAGCAg GAGTCGTGACcgaagaagaagcagaagtcaTGATAGATCAGAAAGGAAACATAGGTCTcgcagcagggacaggaggcGATCAAAAAGCCGGGATCGGAAATCCTACAAGCacagaagcaaaagcagagagagggaaCAAGACAGGAAGTCCAAAGAAAAAG AAAAGAGGGGATCTGATGATAAAAAAAGTAGTATGAAGTCCAGTAGTCGAGAAAAACAGAGTGAAGACACAAATACAGACTCGAAGGAGAGTGATACTAAGAATGAGGTCAATGGGACCAGTGAAGACATTAAATCTGAAG TGCAGCGTAAGTATGCACAGATGAAGATGGAACTAAGCCAAGTAAGAAGACATACTAAAGCACCTTCTGAAGGAAATGACAGTGTAGTCCTGCAAAACATTTTGAGGTACATTGTTTTGTCTCAGCTCTTTTGTAGCAGACTCGTGCCCCCATTAGTGTGCCTCTTTGGGACATATTTGTAA
- the LUC7L3 gene encoding luc7-like protein 3 isoform X2 produces MISAAQLLDELMGRDRNLAPDEKRSNVRWDHESVCKYYLCGFCPAELFTNTRSDLGPCEKIHDENLRKQYEKSSRFMKVGYERDFLRYLQSLLAEVERRIRRGHARLALSQNQQSSGGAGPTGKNEEKIQVLTDKIDVLLQQIEELGSEGKVEEAQGMMKLVEQLKEERELLRSTTSTIESFAAQEKQMEVCEVCGAFLIVGDAQSRVDDHLMGKQHMGYAKIKATVEDLKEKLRKRTEEPDRDERLKKEKQEREEREKEREREREERERKRRREEEEKEKERARDRERRKRSRSRSRHSSRTSDRRCSRSRDHKRSRSRERRRSRSRDRRRSRSHDRSERKHRSRSRDRRRSKSRDRKSYKHRSKSREREQDRKSKEKEKRGSDDKKSSMKSSSREKQSEDTNTDSKESDTKNEVNGTSEDIKSEVQRKYAQMKMELSQVRRHTKAPSEGNDSVVLQNILRTTT; encoded by the exons ATGATATCGGCCGCCCAGCTCCTAGATGAGCTTATGGGCCGGGACAGAAACCTGGCCCCGGATGAGAAACGCAGCAACGTGCGGTGGGACCATGAGAGC GTTTGTAAATACTACCTTTGTGGGTTTTGCCCAGCTGAATTATTTACGAATACCCGTTCTGATTTAG GTCCTTGTGAAAAAATTCATGATGAAAATCTACGTAAACA ATACGAGAAGAGCTCTCGTTTTATGAAAGTGGGCTATGAAAGAGACTTCCTGCGCTATTTGCAAAGCTTACTTGCAGAGGTAGAACGCAGGATTCGAAGAGGCCATGCTCGTTTGGCACTGTCACAGAATCAACAGTCTTCTGGG ggagcaggaccTACTGgtaaaaatgaagagaagaTTCAAGTGTTAACTGACAAAATTGATGTACTTCTACAACAG ATTGAAGAACTGGGTTCAGAAGGGAAGGTGGAAGAGGCACAAGGAATGATGAAACTTGTTGAACAGttaaaggaagagagagaattGCTGAGGTCTACAACTTCA ACAATTGAGAGCTTTGCAGcccaagaaaagcaaatggaagTTTGTGAAGTTTGTGGAGCCTTTTTAATTGTAGGAGATGCACAGTCCAGGGTAGATGACCACTTGATGGGAAAGCAGCACATGGGCTATGCCAAAATAAAAGCTACTGTAGAAGATTTAAAA gaaaagttaagaaaaagaacagaagaaccTGACCGTGatgaaaggttaaaaaaagagaaacaagaacgagaagagagagagaaagagagagaacgGGAAAGAGAAGAGCGGGAAAGGAAGAGACGAcgtgaagaggaagagaaggaaaaagagagggcTCGTGACAGAGAGAGACGTAAAAGGAGTCGCTCCCGGAGTAGACATTCAAGCAGAACATCTGACAGAAGATGCAGCCGCTCACGAGACCACAAAAGAtcaagaagcagagaaagaaggcGGAGCAg GAGTCGTGACcgaagaagaagcagaagtcaTGATAGATCAGAAAGGAAACATAGGTCTcgcagcagggacaggaggcGATCAAAAAGCCGGGATCGGAAATCCTACAAGCacagaagcaaaagcagagagagggaaCAAGACAGGAAGTCCAAAGAAAAAG AAAAGAGGGGATCTGATGATAAAAAAAGTAGTATGAAGTCCAGTAGTCGAGAAAAACAGAGTGAAGACACAAATACAGACTCGAAGGAGAGTGATACTAAGAATGAGGTCAATGGGACCAGTGAAGACATTAAATCTGAAG TGCAGCGTAAGTATGCACAGATGAAGATGGAACTAAGCCAAGTAAGAAGACATACTAAAGCACCTTCTGAAGGAAATGACAGTGTAGTCCTGCAAAACATTTTGAG GACTACAACGTGA